One genomic region from Chondrinema litorale encodes:
- the tnpA gene encoding IS66 family insertion sequence element accessory protein TnpA, translating to MYTSKEMFPVVEDWLSSGSTQKAYSLQHNLPLHILPYWVSRYKKLKSESAPKEKSAKFIAVNYEKPMLQGVEIEFPNGIILRFSQAVSASYLQQVLKVCSD from the coding sequence ATGTACACCTCCAAAGAAATGTTTCCCGTAGTTGAAGACTGGTTGTCTAGCGGATCGACTCAAAAAGCTTACAGCCTACAACATAATTTACCACTTCATATCTTGCCTTACTGGGTGTCTCGTTACAAAAAACTAAAATCGGAATCAGCTCCAAAAGAAAAATCAGCAAAGTTTATTGCTGTAAACTATGAAAAACCAATGCTTCAAGGCGTAGAAATAGAATTCCCCAATGGCATCATCCTCCGTTTTTCTCAAGCTGTATCTGCCAGTTATTTGCAACAAGTCTTGAAGGTATGTTCGGATTAA